DNA sequence from the Deinococcus apachensis DSM 19763 genome:
CGCTCCGGCAGGCCCGCGTGCGCGACGACCACCCGTCCGCCGTCCAGCACGAGGTGGCTGACCAGTCCGTCAAGGAAGGCGCGCACCTCCGCCCGGAACTCCGGTCCCGCCGCATCCAGTTGCTCCAGCGTCCGGTCCAGGCCGTGCAGCGCCTGGACCGCCTTGCCGTCCAGTGCCCGCTTCAACTTCTCGTCGTGGTTGCCGGGGACGCACAGGGCGCCCGAGCGAACCATGTTGGTCACCAGCCGCAGCACGCCCGCGCTGTCGGGCCCCCGGTCCACCAGGTCGCCCACGAAGACGGCGGTGCGGCCGGGCGGAGGCGTTGCCATGTCCCCCTCCACCGTGTAGCCGAGCTTGACCAGCAGTTCCCGCAGCTCGTCCAGGCACCCGTGAACGTCCCCGATGAAGTCGAAGGGGCCGGTCAGTTCCTTGCGGTCGGTGTAGAGCGGCCAGCGCGAGATGCGGGCGCTATCCACCTCCGCCTCCGACCGCAGGACCCAGACGTGACGGAAGCCCTCCTTGCCCAGGCCGTGCAGGGTGCGGCGCAGTTCGGCAACCTGCCGCCCGATCACCTCGGGGCGGAAGTCGCGGTCGGGGCGGGCCGCGTGCCGGGCCTCCAGCACCGCGCGGGGCAGATCGAGCACGATGGCGACGGGCAACACGTCATGCGCCCGCGCGAGGTCCACCAGCCGACGCCGGTCCTCGGGGCGCACGCTCGTCGCGTCCACCACCGTCAGGCGCCCCCGCGCCAGCCTTTTGCCCGCCACAAAGAACAGGCTGTCGAAAGCGTACCCGGTCGCCTCCAGGCTGTTCTCGTCGTCACTGACCAGGGCGCGGAAGAAGTCGCTGCCCAGCACCTCGGTGGGGAGAAAGTGCCGGGCGGCGAAGCTGCTCTTGCCCGCCGACGACGCGCCCACGAGGGCGACAAGGGAGAGGTCGGGGAGCCGGATGTCGGTGGGGGGAAGGGTCATGACAGGCCTCAAGCGCCGATGCTCGCACACTCGGGCGGGGCAGGGATGGGCAGATTGGCGGAGCACCCGCCTACACTGCGCCCATGAACCGCACGGATCGCCTGCTCGCGCTGGTGCTGGAGTTGCGGGGGCGCGAGTGGGTGCCGGCGGAGACGCTGGCCCGGACCTTCGGGGTAAGCACGCGGACGATCTACCGGGACATCCTGGCGCTGAACGAGGCGGGCGTGCCGGTCGTGAGCGTGCCGGGCCGGGGTTACCAGTTGATGGAGGGGTATTTCCTGCCGCCCCTGCACTTCACCCCGCAGGAGGCCGTCATGCTGACGCTGGGAGTGGGGGCGGTCGGGAAGGCGTTCGACGCCGAGTATGCCGGTGCAGCCGAGAGTGCGGCGAAGAAGCTGCTCGCAGTTCTCCCGGGGGAGCGGCGGGCGGACGTGGAGCGGGTACGCAAGCATCTGCGGGTCATTCCCGGGGGTGGGGGGCGCGCCGACGAGACCCTGCGCCTCCTGCGCGGCGCGGTGCTGGACAACCGGGCGGTCAACTTCGCCTACCACAAGCCCCACGCCCCGCCGCAGCCCCGGCAGGTCTACCCCCTGGGGCTCGTCCACCTGCACGGGGTCTGGCTGCTCGTCGCCTTCGATCCTGAGAGGGGCGCCCAGCGAGCCTTTCGGCTCGACCGGATGGAGGAGGTGCGGGTCAGGGCGCAGACGTTCACCCGGGACCCGGCCTGGCGGATCGAGTACCGGCCGGAGCGCGAGGAACGGAACGTGACGGTCCAGCTCCTCTTCCCGCTGGAACGGGCACGGGCAGTTCAGGAGCGCCCCAACCTCTTCCAGACGGAAAGCCGGTGCACCACCCAGGGCGTGGAGGTCACGTTGCGGGTGCGGGACATCGGGGCGATCCTGGGCTGGGTGCTGTCCTGGGGCGGCGACGTGACGGTGCTGGAACCTGCGGAACTGCGCGAGCAGGTGCGGGCCGAGGCCAGGAGAATACTCGGCCACTCCTGACATAGGGGTGTCACGGCCCCGCCGCAGAGTGGGGCCATGAAAACGATCCTCGCTTTCGTGACGCTGCACACGCCCGACTACCCCGCCACCCGCGCCTACTTCGAGGGCGTGCTGGGCTTCGAGGTCACCGAGGAACGCCCCGGCGCGAACGCCTTTGTCTCCGCGAGTGGGGCGGGCCTGGCGATCCGGGCGGATGAGGGCTTGGCTCCACCCCTCGGCACCGGCGTCAGCGTCTATTTCATCGTGCCGCACCTGGACAGCTACCATGCCCAGCTTGTGGAGCGGGGGGCAGGCATGGTGGAGCCGCCACACGACATGCCGTTTGGCCGGACCTTCACCGTGCGGACGCCCGACGGTCACCGCCTCGGGTTCTACGAGGCCTGACCTTTTGACGGATGGGGCCGCAAAAGCTCCTGACATAGGGGTGTCACGGGCACCCGGCAGGCTGGAGGCAGGAGGATTCCAGATGAAAGCGAACCTGGATTTCGTGGCCCTGCACACCCGTGACCTGACCGCCGCCCGCGCTTACTACACCCGCACATTGGGCTTCGAGGTCGCGCAGGAGCGGCCCGGTGCGGTGGTGCTTGCCCACTCGGGCGGAGCGGAACTGGCCGTGAGGGAACCGCTCCCCGGCGTGGATACCACGCAGCCCTTCGGCGTCGGCGTCAGTGTCTGGCTGGGCGTGCCGGACGCCGAGGGCTACCATGCACAGGTCGTCGCGGCGGGCGCCCGGATCGTGCAAGCCCCCCAGGACGGCCCCTTCGGGCGGATGTTCACGCTGATCACGCCGGACGGCCACGCGCTGACCTTCCTTGAGGTCCGGCCATGACCCGCCTGCCCCTGACCCGCCCCTTCGAGTTCCGGCACACCCTCGCCTTCCTGAACGCCTTCCCCCCAGCCGCCCATGAACAGAGCACCCGCGGCGAGCTTCGCAAGGCCACCCGCCTGAACGGGCAGACCGTCGGGTTTACCGTTCGGGAGGATACAGAGGGGCTGACCTGCACCCTCCACCCGGAAGCCCCATTGAAGCCCGAGGAGGAAGCGGCCCTGCTGGAGCGGGTGGCTTTTTTCCTGGGCACCCGGGACGATCTGTGGCCCTTCTACGCGCTGGCCGAACGGGATGAGGTATTCCGGCCTGTCCTCAACGAGTTACGGGGCTTTCACCAGCCGAAGTTTCTGACGCCCTTCGAGGCGGCCTGCTGGGCCGTGATCGGTCAGCGCCTGCCCCTGCCTCAGGCGCGGAAGGTCAAACTCGCCCTGATGGTCCGCTCTGGAGGCGAGTGGAAGGGTTTGCCCGCCTTCCCCGAACCCGCCGACCTCGCGCACCTGACCGAAGCCGAGATTCTGGAGCTCCTGCCCAACCAGCGCAAGGCCCGCGCACTGGTGGAAGCCACGCGCGCCTTCGGAGGGGTCACCACCGCCGAACTCGTGAACCGACCCCACGAAGAGGTTCGGGGCTGGTTGCGCGGCATCTACGGCGTCGGGGAGTGGAGTGCGCTGTTTATCCTGGTGCGCGGGCTTGGGAGACTGGAAAACGTGCGCCCGAAAGCTGGAGAGAGCCCTTTCCTGAAGGAACTCCTGAAGGCCGCCCGCCCCGTCTACGGCGGCCTCACGCCGGACGAGCTGTGGCGCATCGCCGAGAGCTACGGAGACCAGCAGGGCCAGTGGGCGATCTACCTCAGAAGCCGCTCGGCGCTGACTCCTGGGGGCGCGAGGGCGGCGTGATTCCACCTCGAATGCCCCTGGTTTGAAGAATCCTCTTCGTTGAACCCCGAGTGCCTCCCGTGAACACGGCCATCTGCGTCACCGGCCCGTACTCGGCATGCACGTCCCCCACGTCCTCGTACCGCACCGCGTAACCGTACTCCGCCCCCGCCGCGTCCGCCCAGGCCCGGAACTCGGCGCGTGTCCACTCGAAGCGGTGGTCAGCGTGTCTCAGGCCTGCGTCCTCCCCACCGTGCTTCTCGGAAAACACGGCGTTGTACTCGCGGTTGGGGGTGGTGACGACGACAGTGCGCGGCTGTGCGTCCCCGAACACGTTCTCGGTCAGGACATTCAAGCGGTGCGGCTCCAAATGCTCGATCACCTCCACCAGCGCGGCGGCATCGAAGCCCCGCAGGCGCGAGTCGCGGTAGGCGAGGCTGCCGTGGAGCAGGCACACACGCTGAGCAAGTTCAGGCCGTTCCCGGAGATGCAACCGCTCAGCCGCGATCTTTAGGGCGCGGGCGCTCACGTCCACCCCGACGAGTTCCCGGAACTGGGGCACGGGGATCAGGCGGCGTAGCAGTTTCCCCTCCCCGCAGCCCAGGTCCAGCACATGGGCGGCACCGCTGGCCTCCAGCACTTCCGCCACCCGGTCGAGGCGGGCGTCGTGCAGGCGGGGGCGGGGATCAGGCGGGGTGTCCTCAGTCTCCCCCGGGTCGGGGCCAAACGCCGCCTCGGCCTGCCGCACCAGCTCGCGGAAACGCAGGAACCGCCCGGTGATGAGGTCACGCTCGGGGTGGGTCTCCAGCCAGCCCGCGCCGTGGCGCAGCAGCTTGTCCACCTCCGCCTCGCCCAGGTAGTAGTGCTTGCGGCCATCCAGGACGGGCAGCAGCACGTACAGGTGTGTCAGCAGGTCGCGGAGCAAGGCGGTACCCGACACCCGCAGCCGGACGTAGGGCCGCTCGCCCCACTCGGGAAACAACGGGTCGAGGGGGATGGGCTCGACCTCCACCGTGTAGCCGAGGGGACCGAAGAGCCGGGTGGGCAGGTCAGCAGGACCCCGCGCGACCACGCACGGCAGTTCCGCGACGAGGGGAATGGGCGTCCCCACAAGTTCAGGACGGTCCTTGCTGCGCCCCGTCATCGCCGTGCCGAAAGCGTCGCGCAGGGCGACCGCCAGAAAGGAGCCTGCCGCGTAGGGCCGGTCGTTCACGTAGGGCTCCAGCGGAGTCCCCTCCCCGGCCCGCGTGTGCCGCGAGAGGGCGACCGGGTCCACCTCCAGCAGCAGGGCCGCCGTGCAGGTCTCGGGGGTGGCCTCCGGGTAGAAGACGGCCGCGCGCCCGAAGGGCAACTCGCGTTCCAGCACGCGCTCCGGGTGCTTGTGCAACAGGAAGCCCAGGTCGGTGGCGGGCCGGTGGGTGGTCGTCAGCGTGAGGAGCATCCTGCCCGGCAGGCTAGCGCCGCCCCGCGTCGCGGGCGTCCGCAAGGTGGCGGAGGAAGAGCCCACCTGCCGTTACAGTGCGGCCATGTCCTCGCTGTGGCAGCGTCCGGCCCTCGACCTCCTCCTGGCGACCGCAAGCCGCGCCCCGACGCCCGGGGGCGGCTCCACCGCGGCGGTCACGGCGGCCTTCGGGACGGCGCTGCTGGAGATGGCCCTGCGAATCACGTCGAAGAAAAACGGGCAGGAGGGGGAGTTGGCGACCATGCTGGACGCCCTCACCCGGCTGCGGGAGCGGCTTCAGGCCCTCGCGGACGAGGACGTGCGGGCCTTCGGGGAGTACGTCCGGGCGGCGCGGCTGCCGGAGGGACCTGAACGGGAGGAGGCGCTGGGGGCGGCGGGAGGGGCTTCTCTGGAAGTTCCGCTGGAGGTGGCGCGGACCGTGAGGCAGACGCTGGAATACGCCCCCCGCCTCCCCACCTGGGTCCACGCGGAGGTGACGAGCGACGCGGGGGCGGGGGCCGCCATCCTGGAAGGCGCCCTGCACGCCGCGCTCCTGACGGTCGAGATCAACCTGCCGCATATGGCGGAGGAGGACCGCGGCGCGTTGAAAGCCGAGCGGGACCGCTTGCAGGCACGGGGCACGGAGCTTGCCGCCGAGACACGGCGGCTCACATATGAACGCCTGCGGGACCGGGAATAGGCCCCGCCCCGTCCCCAACCCGTACAATCGGCCCTGATGCTCTGGACCCGTCCCCTGGTGATGCTGCGGCTGCTCGCGCTGCTGCTCACGAGCGAACTTGTCCGCACCGGATTCGTCGTGTCGGCGCTCCCCCTGGCCGGGCCAGGCCTGGGCCTGGGCGCGGCGGTGATCGGCGCCATGGTGGGCGGGCACTACCTGGCCGACGCGCTGGCGAAGGGGCCGGTGGGCCTGGTCACCGAGCGCTGGGGGCTGGGCCGCGTGCTGACCCTCGGGGCAGTGCTGGGGCTGGGCGTCGTGCTGGGCACTCGGCTGGCCCCCTCACCCCTCTGGGGAGTGCTGGGGTGCGCCACCTGGGGCGTGGCCTACGCGGCCCTGTGGCCCGGCGTGATGAGCGCGTCGCAGGTCTTCGCCCGGCCCGGGCGCACCGCGCGGGCCCTCGCCGCCTCCAGCCTGAGTGTGGCGCCCGCCATCCTGGGTGGCGCGCTGGGGGTCGGTCCGCTGATGCAGGCGCATCCGGACGCCGCGTGGATGCTGCTCGCCGGGGCTCAGGGCATGGCGCTGCTCCTCGCGCTGAGCCTGCTGGGGCTACGGCTGCCCCACTCGGCCCTGACGGGCGGAAACGTGTGGCGCGGCTGGTCGCGGGTCGCCGTGCTGCTGCCTGCCGCGTTTGCCCAGACGCTCGCGCCGGGGCTGCTCGTCACGGTGTTCTACCCGCTGCTGGCCCGTCTGGGGCTGGGCCTGGGCGACCTGATCGGGCCGGGACTGCTCGCGCTCGCCCTGTTCGGCCTGTGTCTGTGGGTGACGGGGCGCCTGGCGGACCGTGCCCACCCGCGCCGGGCCCTCGCCCCCGGTCTGCTGGGATTGGCGCTGACCTTCGCGCTGGCGGCCCTCCCCGGCATGGAGAACCGGCTGTGGCTCCTCGCGCCGCTGCTGGGCCTCAGCTACGGGGCCTTTGTCGCCGGGTGGAACGGGCTGGTGGGCCGGATTCTGCCCGAATCGCACCGCGCCGCCGCCTGGGGCACCGTGATGGCGGTCGAGGCGCTGGGCTACGCGGTCGGCCCGGTCCTAGGCGGGGTCGCCTGGGCCAGCTTCGGCCCGGCGGGGGTCTTCACCCTGGGGGCGGCGGTGTTCCTCCTCACCGAGGGGTACTACCTGCTGCCGGGGCGCTCGTTGACCCGCCCCGTCCCCCGCGCCGAGGGCGAGGCGGGGTAACGAGCTTCCTTCACAGCCGCTCGGGGTCCACGAGCAGGGGGGCCTCCGTCTCGAAGGCCTCAGCATAGCGCACCCGGGCCAGAGTCCCCCAGTAGGTCAGGCGGCCCCTGCGGCGCTCAATGATCTCCGGTGTGACCGTCTCGGAGATGTACTCGCCGGTGAACTGGCTGGTGTGGGCGCGGATCGCGGCCTCCCAGTCGGCGATCACAGCGCCCACGTCGACGAGCAGGTTGGCCGGGATGTCCGCGTTCCCCTGATACAGCAGCACCTGGGAGACGCGGTGGGGCTCGCCCCCCACGTCGGCCTTGCGGAGCGCGGCGAGGTGCAGCGCCCGCTTGGCGAGGTGGTAGGTGCCGAAGTGGTCGGGGTGGCGGTCGAGGTGGTGCGGCACGACCAGGACCCGTGGACGCACGGCCCGCAGCACGGTCGCCAGCGCCGCCGCTCCCTCCGGGGTGTCTGCCAGGCCACCGTCCGGCAGCCCCAGTTGCCCGCGCCAGGCCAGACCCATGATCCGCGCCGCCGCCACGCACTCGGCCTCGCGCTCCTCGGGGGTGCCCTGGGTGCCCCGCTCACCGCGCGACATCTCCAGCACGCCAACGGCCCGGCCCGCCCGAGCGAGACGAATCAGCGTTCCCCCGGCACCGATCTCCGCGTCGTCGGGGTGTGGGGCGAGACACAGCCAGTCGAGGGGCTGCACGGTGCCGTGGACAGTACGCCAACTTTCGGTCATGGGGCGCAGGATAGGGTCGAATCGACCGGGTGAGGGCAATAAAAAAGCCGCCCTCTCAGACGGTGATGTTGAAAATATAGCGTGGAATACAGGGGAAGTCAAATTATGCAGGCCGATTTCAGGAGAAGCCCTCTGGTGGGGCGGAAAAACTCCCGGGGCAGGAGGATCATTCGTGCAAACCCGCAGCCTCGGCACCCAGGAGGTGCAGCAAGCCCGTCTCGCGCAGACCTTCGACCCCCACGTCGCCCCCCTCAACCGCTGGGCCGAGGAGCAGCGCTCGGCGAGCGGGCACTGGCTGCCCTTCTTCGACCCCGCAGACGGCGGCGTGATGGCGCGGGTCCTGCTCCTCCTCGAATCGCCCGGCCCGGTCGTCAGCCGCACCCGCTTCGTCTCGATGGACAACCCCGACGGCACGGCGGAGAACCTGCGCTGCCTGCTGCATCTCTCGGGCCTGCGGCGGCGGGAGGTGACGATGTGGAACGTCGTGCCATGGCAGATGAGCGAGAACGGTGTCGTGACCCCCCGGCCAGGGCAGTACGCCGAGGCCGCTTCCCTAACCCGGCACCTCCTCTCGATGCTGGCGGACCTCCAGGTCGTCGTCCTCGTCGGCCGCCATGCGGAGCGGGCGTGGCCGCTGGTGGGTTCAGCCCTCCCCTCCCTCGCCTGCCCGCACCCGAGCCCGCAGAACTTCGTCTCCCGGCGGGACTCCGCCGTGCTGGCGTTGAGTGCCCTGGTTGAAGCTCGGAAAATGATATCGGGCAAGGAAAAAGGGGCCACCCTCATTCCCGAGGAGTAGCCCTTGAACCCCCTCGCCTCAGCTATGGGTCATGTCCAGCGGCACGACCCACTGATTGAACTCGTCCTCGGTCACGTGGCCCAGCGCGAGCGCCGCTTCCTTCAAGCTGGTGCCCTCCTTGTGCGCTTTCTTGGCGATGGCAGCGGCCTTGTCGTAGCCGATGTGGCGGTTGAGCGCCGTCACCTGCATCAGGTTCTTGTCGAGGTTCTCCCTGATCCGCGCCTCGTTCGGCTCGATGCCCACCGCGCAGTTGTCGTTGAAGGCGAGGGAGGCGTCCGAGATGAGGCGAATGCTTTCCAGCACGGCGTGGACCATCACCGGCTTGAACACGTTGAGCTGGAAGTTGCCCTGGGAGCCCGCGAAGGCGACCGTCGCGTCGTTGCCGAAGACGCGCGTGGTGACCATCGTCATCGCCTCCGACTGGGTGGGGTTCACCTTGCCGGGCATGATGGAGGAGCCGGGCTCGTTCTCGGGGATGACGATCTCGCCAATGCCGTTGCGGGGGCCGGAGGCGAGCCAGCGCACGTCGTTCGCCATCTTCATCAGCGCGCCGCTCAGGGTCCGCAGGGCCGCCGAGGTCTGCACGAGGGCGTCGTGGGCCGAGAGGGCGGCGAACTTGTTCTCGGCGGAGCGGAAGGGAAAGCCGGTCTCGTCGGCGAACTTCTGGGCGGCGAGGTCGCCGAACCCCGGGTGGGCGTTCAGGCCGGTGCCGACCGCCGTGCCCCCGATGGCGAGGTCGTAGAGGCCCTGCTCGGCGTGCTTCACTTCCGAGAGCGCGTAGTCAAGTTGTGCTACCCAGCCGCCGATCTCCTGCCCCAGCGTGATGGGCGTGGCGTCTTGCAGGTGGGTGCGGCCCACCTTCACGAGGTCCCTGTACTGCTCCGCCTTGCTCGCCAACGTATCCCGCAGCCTCCCCACACTGCCGTACAGCCGCTCGTTCAACTCCAGCACGACGGCGATGTGCATGGCGGTCGGGAAGGTGTCGTTGCTGCTCTGACCACGGTTCACGTGGTCGTTGGGGTGGACGGGCTTCTTGCTCCCCATCTCGCCGCCCGCAAGTTCGATGGCGCGGTTGGAGATGACCTCGTTCGCGTTCATGTTGCTCTGGGTGCCCGAGCCCGTCTGGAACACGACGAGGGGGAAGTGGTCGTCCAGCCGCCCGGCGATCACCTCGTCGGCGGCCCGCACGATCAGGTCGGCGATGTCCCCTGGCAGTTCGCCGAGTTCCGCGTTCGCCTGCGCCGCGCCCTTTTTCAGGATACCCAGCGCGCGGATGATCGGGCGGCCCCACACGAAGGTGTCGCGCCCGATGGGAAAGTTGTGGATGCTCCGCTCGGTCTGCGCGCCCCAGTAACGGTCGGCGGCGACCTGAAGCTGGCCCATCGTGTCGGACTCGGTACGGGTCTGGGGGGAGGTGGTCTGGGTCATGCCCTGAGTCTAATCGGCGGCGGTGGTCACTTCCCGGGGAACGGCGGCGGAGGTGTGCAGGTCCGGCGCCACCCGTTCCGACAGCGCCACCAGCGTCCAGGCGAACGCGCCACAGAGCATCAGGACCGAGGCCACCCCGAACCACAGGGGCAGGGCCACGCGGTCAAGCAGCGGCGAGAGCAGAAGGAGACTCAGGGGCATCCCCAGGGTGGACACCGTGCCCAGCACGCTGAAGACGCGGCCCAGGTACTCGGCGGGCACCATCCGCTGCATCAGGGTGTTCAGCGGCGTGTTCAGCATGCCGAAGCCGAACCCCAGGATGACCGAGCAGGCCAGGAGCACGGGCACGGTGGGCCGCAACCACATCACCCCGTAGATCAGGGCGGTCAGCGCCAGCCCGGCGGCGGTCGCGCGGCGGGGCGGCAGGCGGTTCCCCAGCACGGCAATGAGGGCGCCCGAAAGGAGCATTCCCCCGCTCTCCAGCGCGAGGAAGAGGCCGTAGCCCTTCGCGCCCGCCCCCAGCGTCTCCATCAACTTCGGCGTGACGACTGTGACCGGGGCGAGGGTGGCGTTCAGCACCAGGCCGATGAAGGGCACGAGGGTCAACACCTTTGATCGGCGCATCAGCCGCAGGCCGCTGACCACGTCCATGAGCACTCCGGGACGGGGCCCGCCCGGCTGGGGTCGCCCCGGCAGCCGCACGGCCAGCAGCAGGGCCGCCATCACGAAGAAGCTCACGCCGTCGAGCACAATGGCGACGGGCGGTGAGAAGACCGAGACGAGCCAGCCGCCAGCGAGGGTGCCCACCAGCCACGCTCCCTGCCCCACCCCGCCCAGCAGGCCGTTCGCCCGGGCAAGTTCGGCGGTCGGCACGAGGCCGGGAACGGCAGCGCTTGACGCCGGGTTGGCGAAGATGCCCGCAAAGCCGGTCAGGAGGGCCGCCCCATTGACCACCCACAGCGGCACCTCACCCCACAAGAGC
Encoded proteins:
- a CDS encoding MFS transporter, which codes for MLWTRPLVMLRLLALLLTSELVRTGFVVSALPLAGPGLGLGAAVIGAMVGGHYLADALAKGPVGLVTERWGLGRVLTLGAVLGLGVVLGTRLAPSPLWGVLGCATWGVAYAALWPGVMSASQVFARPGRTARALAASSLSVAPAILGGALGVGPLMQAHPDAAWMLLAGAQGMALLLALSLLGLRLPHSALTGGNVWRGWSRVAVLLPAAFAQTLAPGLLVTVFYPLLARLGLGLGDLIGPGLLALALFGLCLWVTGRLADRAHPRRALAPGLLGLALTFALAALPGMENRLWLLAPLLGLSYGAFVAGWNGLVGRILPESHRAAAWGTVMAVEALGYAVGPVLGGVAWASFGPAGVFTLGAAVFLLTEGYYLLPGRSLTRPVPRAEGEAG
- a CDS encoding uracil-DNA glycosylase encodes the protein MQTRSLGTQEVQQARLAQTFDPHVAPLNRWAEEQRSASGHWLPFFDPADGGVMARVLLLLESPGPVVSRTRFVSMDNPDGTAENLRCLLHLSGLRRREVTMWNVVPWQMSENGVVTPRPGQYAEAASLTRHLLSMLADLQVVVLVGRHAERAWPLVGSALPSLACPHPSPQNFVSRRDSAVLALSALVEARKMISGKEKGATLIPEE
- a CDS encoding cyclodeaminase/cyclohydrolase family protein; translation: MRSILPGRLAPPRVAGVRKVAEEEPTCRYSAAMSSLWQRPALDLLLATASRAPTPGGGSTAAVTAAFGTALLEMALRITSKKNGQEGELATMLDALTRLRERLQALADEDVRAFGEYVRAARLPEGPEREEALGAAGGASLEVPLEVARTVRQTLEYAPRLPTWVHAEVTSDAGAGAAILEGALHAALLTVEINLPHMAEEDRGALKAERDRLQARGTELAAETRRLTYERLRDRE
- the fumC gene encoding class II fumarate hydratase gives rise to the protein MTQTTSPQTRTESDTMGQLQVAADRYWGAQTERSIHNFPIGRDTFVWGRPIIRALGILKKGAAQANAELGELPGDIADLIVRAADEVIAGRLDDHFPLVVFQTGSGTQSNMNANEVISNRAIELAGGEMGSKKPVHPNDHVNRGQSSNDTFPTAMHIAVVLELNERLYGSVGRLRDTLASKAEQYRDLVKVGRTHLQDATPITLGQEIGGWVAQLDYALSEVKHAEQGLYDLAIGGTAVGTGLNAHPGFGDLAAQKFADETGFPFRSAENKFAALSAHDALVQTSAALRTLSGALMKMANDVRWLASGPRNGIGEIVIPENEPGSSIMPGKVNPTQSEAMTMVTTRVFGNDATVAFAGSQGNFQLNVFKPVMVHAVLESIRLISDASLAFNDNCAVGIEPNEARIRENLDKNLMQVTALNRHIGYDKAAAIAKKAHKEGTSLKEAALALGHVTEDEFNQWVVPLDMTHS
- a CDS encoding DNA-3-methyladenine glycosylase family protein — its product is MTRLPLTRPFEFRHTLAFLNAFPPAAHEQSTRGELRKATRLNGQTVGFTVREDTEGLTCTLHPEAPLKPEEEAALLERVAFFLGTRDDLWPFYALAERDEVFRPVLNELRGFHQPKFLTPFEAACWAVIGQRLPLPQARKVKLALMVRSGGEWKGLPAFPEPADLAHLTEAEILELLPNQRKARALVEATRAFGGVTTAELVNRPHEEVRGWLRGIYGVGEWSALFILVRGLGRLENVRPKAGESPFLKELLKAARPVYGGLTPDELWRIAESYGDQQGQWAIYLRSRSALTPGGARAA
- a CDS encoding VOC family protein, encoding MKTILAFVTLHTPDYPATRAYFEGVLGFEVTEERPGANAFVSASGAGLAIRADEGLAPPLGTGVSVYFIVPHLDSYHAQLVERGAGMVEPPHDMPFGRTFTVRTPDGHRLGFYEA
- a CDS encoding MFS transporter; the encoded protein is MTPQTLWNRSFILWLIASGQSQLGSALASIALSFLVLHQTGSAGQMALTLACALAPNLLMPFAGALVDRVNLKLPLIGADVARGVLQVLVGGLALLWGEVPLWVVNGAALLTGFAGIFANPASSAAVPGLVPTAELARANGLLGGVGQGAWLVGTLAGGWLVSVFSPPVAIVLDGVSFFVMAALLLAVRLPGRPQPGGPRPGVLMDVVSGLRLMRRSKVLTLVPFIGLVLNATLAPVTVVTPKLMETLGAGAKGYGLFLALESGGMLLSGALIAVLGNRLPPRRATAAGLALTALIYGVMWLRPTVPVLLACSVILGFGFGMLNTPLNTLMQRMVPAEYLGRVFSVLGTVSTLGMPLSLLLLSPLLDRVALPLWFGVASVLMLCGAFAWTLVALSERVAPDLHTSAAVPREVTTAAD
- a CDS encoding 3' terminal RNA ribose 2'-O-methyltransferase Hen1, which gives rise to MLLTLTTTHRPATDLGFLLHKHPERVLERELPFGRAAVFYPEATPETCTAALLLEVDPVALSRHTRAGEGTPLEPYVNDRPYAAGSFLAVALRDAFGTAMTGRSKDRPELVGTPIPLVAELPCVVARGPADLPTRLFGPLGYTVEVEPIPLDPLFPEWGERPYVRLRVSGTALLRDLLTHLYVLLPVLDGRKHYYLGEAEVDKLLRHGAGWLETHPERDLITGRFLRFRELVRQAEAAFGPDPGETEDTPPDPRPRLHDARLDRVAEVLEASGAAHVLDLGCGEGKLLRRLIPVPQFRELVGVDVSARALKIAAERLHLRERPELAQRVCLLHGSLAYRDSRLRGFDAAALVEVIEHLEPHRLNVLTENVFGDAQPRTVVVTTPNREYNAVFSEKHGGEDAGLRHADHRFEWTRAEFRAWADAAGAEYGYAVRYEDVGDVHAEYGPVTQMAVFTGGTRGSTKRILQTRGIRGGITPPSRPQESAPSGF
- the bshB1 gene encoding bacillithiol biosynthesis deacetylase BshB1; translated protein: MTESWRTVHGTVQPLDWLCLAPHPDDAEIGAGGTLIRLARAGRAVGVLEMSRGERGTQGTPEEREAECVAAARIMGLAWRGQLGLPDGGLADTPEGAAALATVLRAVRPRVLVVPHHLDRHPDHFGTYHLAKRALHLAALRKADVGGEPHRVSQVLLYQGNADIPANLLVDVGAVIADWEAAIRAHTSQFTGEYISETVTPEIIERRRGRLTYWGTLARVRYAEAFETEAPLLVDPERL
- a CDS encoding VOC family protein; the protein is MKANLDFVALHTRDLTAARAYYTRTLGFEVAQERPGAVVLAHSGGAELAVREPLPGVDTTQPFGVGVSVWLGVPDAEGYHAQVVAAGARIVQAPQDGPFGRMFTLITPDGHALTFLEVRP
- a CDS encoding helix-turn-helix transcriptional regulator; translation: MNRTDRLLALVLELRGREWVPAETLARTFGVSTRTIYRDILALNEAGVPVVSVPGRGYQLMEGYFLPPLHFTPQEAVMLTLGVGAVGKAFDAEYAGAAESAAKKLLAVLPGERRADVERVRKHLRVIPGGGGRADETLRLLRGAVLDNRAVNFAYHKPHAPPQPRQVYPLGLVHLHGVWLLVAFDPERGAQRAFRLDRMEEVRVRAQTFTRDPAWRIEYRPEREERNVTVQLLFPLERARAVQERPNLFQTESRCTTQGVEVTLRVRDIGAILGWVLSWGGDVTVLEPAELREQVRAEARRILGHS